A region of Verrucomicrobiia bacterium DNA encodes the following proteins:
- the ltrA gene encoding group II intron reverse transcriptase/maturase, with product MEEAAPEKTIEISEVDLHGSSRKLRRMQVSGANFPGTEEQADPRKPDLIETMLERGNLIRALQAVERNAGAGGIDGMETSQLRRYLLEHWDRVKEQILKGTYHPRPVRRVDIPKAGGGTRMLGIPTVLDRFIQQAIHQTLGPIWERVFSAHSYGFRPGRSAQQAIKAAQRHVRSGKRWVVDMDLEKFFDRVNHDALMARVARRVKDERMLRLIRRYLESGIMLGGIVEQRVEGTPQGGPLSPLLSNILLDDLDKELQRRGHRFCRYADDCNIYVGSRRAGERVMQSLTVFLREKLKLTVNQLKSAVERPWKRKFLGYSLTAEKESRVRVAPQSVERFKDKMREKFRAGRGRNLRKLLEELKPLLRGWASYFSVVQTRNVFEELDQWIRRKLRCLEWRKWKRGRTRCKRLIALGLDGNVARASAFNGHGPWWNAGASHMNAALPTAYFRRLGLQLLGEEVVRQTALRAAKSL from the coding sequence ATGGAAGAAGCAGCGCCAGAAAAGACGATTGAGATATCGGAAGTTGATCTGCACGGTTCCAGCCGGAAGCTGCGAAGGATGCAGGTCAGCGGCGCAAACTTCCCGGGAACCGAGGAACAAGCCGATCCCAGAAAGCCAGACCTCATCGAGACGATGCTCGAACGAGGCAACCTGATCCGGGCTTTGCAGGCCGTGGAGCGCAACGCCGGTGCCGGGGGAATCGACGGCATGGAAACGAGCCAGCTCCGCCGGTATCTGCTGGAGCACTGGGACAGGGTCAAAGAGCAAATCCTCAAGGGCACTTACCATCCACGCCCCGTGCGGCGGGTGGACATACCCAAAGCCGGAGGAGGCACACGCATGCTGGGCATACCGACCGTTTTGGATCGGTTCATCCAGCAAGCGATCCATCAAACACTGGGTCCGATATGGGAGCGGGTGTTTTCGGCGCACAGCTACGGGTTTCGGCCCGGACGCAGTGCGCAGCAGGCGATCAAAGCAGCTCAAAGACACGTTCGCTCCGGCAAGCGCTGGGTTGTGGACATGGATTTGGAAAAGTTCTTTGATCGGGTCAACCACGACGCATTGATGGCGCGGGTGGCGAGGCGGGTCAAAGACGAGCGAATGCTCCGCTTGATCCGACGCTATCTCGAAAGTGGGATCATGCTGGGAGGAATAGTGGAGCAGCGCGTGGAAGGCACGCCGCAAGGCGGACCGCTTTCACCGCTGCTCTCGAACATCCTTCTGGATGATCTGGACAAGGAACTGCAAAGGCGTGGGCATCGGTTCTGTCGGTATGCCGACGACTGCAACATCTACGTAGGCAGTCGGCGGGCCGGAGAACGGGTGATGCAATCGCTCACTGTGTTCCTGCGGGAGAAACTCAAGCTCACGGTCAACCAGCTCAAGAGCGCAGTGGAGCGTCCATGGAAAAGAAAGTTCCTGGGCTATTCACTGACGGCGGAGAAGGAAAGCCGGGTGCGAGTGGCGCCGCAAAGCGTGGAACGGTTCAAAGACAAGATGCGGGAGAAGTTCCGAGCCGGAAGAGGCCGCAACCTGCGGAAGCTCCTCGAAGAACTGAAACCGCTGTTGCGCGGCTGGGCCAGCTACTTCAGTGTGGTTCAAACGCGCAACGTGTTCGAAGAACTGGACCAGTGGATACGCAGGAAACTGCGTTGCCTGGAATGGAGAAAATGGAAGCGCGGCAGGACGCGATGCAAACGGCTGATCGCTTTGGGACTGGACGGGAATGTAGCCCGGGCCAGTGCCTTCAATGGCCATGGACCATGGTGGAATGCCGGAGCGTCACACATGAATGCGGCGCTGCCGACCGCCTATTTTCGGCGGCTGGGCTTGCAGTTGCTGGGTGAGGAAGTGGTCAGGCAGACTGCGCTGCGAGCAGCCAAGTCTTTGTGA
- a CDS encoding type II secretion system protein — protein MRNSGDSRSRSVRPKAFSKVPLSRPACSGFSLVELLITLALLIVMSVMLWGFGSPSNQQKQKRRCRENLQKLYLAMEIYARDFQGDFPFVSDATTPAGALHVLVPKYSVDTSIFICPGSKDAALPAGESIRNRHISYSYYMGRRADKGSEVLLSDEQVNAQSKALQTAVFSANGKAPGNNHHEFGGNFLFTDGRLETSSAVSPFDLSFGPKVVLLNPD, from the coding sequence GTGAGGAATTCTGGTGACAGCCGCTCCCGCAGCGTTCGGCCCAAGGCTTTCAGCAAGGTTCCGCTTTCCCGTCCCGCCTGCAGCGGCTTTTCCCTCGTTGAACTCCTCATCACGCTGGCGCTTTTGATCGTCATGTCCGTGATGCTCTGGGGATTTGGATCGCCCAGCAACCAGCAAAAGCAAAAGCGCCGCTGCCGTGAAAATCTTCAGAAGCTCTATCTGGCGATGGAGATTTACGCCCGCGACTTTCAAGGGGACTTTCCGTTTGTGTCGGACGCAACCACGCCGGCCGGCGCCTTGCACGTGCTGGTCCCCAAATACAGCGTGGACACCAGCATCTTCATTTGTCCGGGCAGCAAGGACGCCGCGCTGCCCGCCGGGGAATCCATCCGGAATCGCCACATCAGCTACTCCTATTACATGGGGCGTCGCGCGGATAAAGGGAGTGAAGTGCTCTTGTCAGATGAGCAGGTGAACGCGCAGAGCAAGGCCTTGCAGACAGCGGTGTTCTCCGCGAACGGCAAAGCGCCGGGAAACAATCATCATGAATTCGGCGGAAATTTCCTTTTCACGGATGGGCGCCTGGAGACGAGTTCTGCTGTGTCGCCGTTCGATCTTAGCTTCGGCCCGAAGGTCGTGTTGTTGAACCCTGATTGA
- a CDS encoding PQQ-binding-like beta-propeller repeat protein: MKILCSCGAKFVIDVTPEMERQPVQFICPACGLDSSTAVNQLIQQELSAATISAEPSSIVGSPANPEPPSAAPRLAAPRIHVALSEPAKAATLEDPAPGGSCVKHAGQPIAHQCLVCSKAMCPKCMELFGYVCSPFCRSRAEARKMKVPVYAGQKSVSEARLWRKVGWVTAAVAGMIGLLLGSWVYYEWFASRPSPHFAVQFPDGVFNAQTEFCGPDQMIFLHGVTLSRYDLKGKKEVWARELISASRLQEFKEQENRNVEAFFKSVREAGWDRIPAPPTEEDMMERTYEAAADSFDVFVQGSNVWLNFGDSGKLVLLNWETGADEKEIAVPGHGQAVSRASEKLTIRAGNDVGQRLITHVNLASGEHRMETVGEPVQAAAAGQRAAGRPAAPGRIAVSVPAGAGLPGSAGADRRVPMDPARVAADAQRLSLPEKIALPAIVANAMNQERIFRELDGDEPDPVQLRRVFGGAITPGDSVTFVPNPNGDYGFAVRLLEERLVERVAMKEAPKTSALDGEVNASKTQEIANELLNEMQRNRGGDKVVENESRYRVTVHAMDGGAPDWSGEVIGRPRLLPLQTITLVAGNKSIIALDRKNKKLWEASFANNLSGGGELGDDESMHGQLPCAERDGRIYICDLAMLTSVDAASGNVHWRLPTVGIAGLLFDHEGMLYVNTTTASPESIRYSRQIDVTSSASAVIVKVDSKTGKSLWSTQAGGFISYLSGKFLYVASWNDADDLKDSPFATGMETPSYVRIKRLDPDDGRIRWDHYQKRAPLGVHFKDNHIQIIFKKEMQVLKYFTF, translated from the coding sequence ATGAAAATCCTCTGTTCCTGCGGCGCGAAATTTGTCATCGACGTCACACCGGAAATGGAGCGGCAGCCGGTGCAATTCATCTGTCCCGCGTGCGGCCTGGATTCATCTACAGCGGTTAACCAGCTGATTCAACAGGAGCTTTCTGCAGCCACAATATCCGCCGAACCGTCGAGCATCGTGGGTTCTCCAGCGAACCCGGAGCCTCCCAGCGCCGCGCCCCGGCTTGCTGCTCCGCGGATTCACGTCGCCCTTTCTGAACCGGCCAAGGCCGCAACGCTTGAGGATCCTGCGCCGGGCGGGTCGTGCGTCAAACACGCCGGGCAACCGATCGCTCACCAGTGCCTCGTTTGCAGCAAGGCAATGTGCCCCAAATGCATGGAACTGTTTGGTTACGTCTGCTCTCCATTCTGCCGGTCCCGAGCCGAAGCGCGAAAAATGAAGGTGCCTGTGTATGCGGGCCAGAAGTCTGTCAGTGAAGCGCGGTTGTGGAGGAAAGTCGGATGGGTGACTGCGGCCGTGGCGGGAATGATTGGGCTGCTGCTGGGTTCGTGGGTTTATTATGAATGGTTCGCCTCCCGCCCGAGCCCGCACTTTGCAGTTCAATTTCCCGATGGCGTCTTCAACGCACAAACCGAGTTCTGCGGGCCCGATCAAATGATATTCCTCCATGGCGTGACGCTGTCTCGTTACGATCTCAAGGGTAAGAAGGAGGTCTGGGCGCGCGAGTTGATATCCGCAAGCCGGCTGCAGGAATTCAAAGAGCAGGAAAACCGCAACGTGGAGGCGTTCTTCAAATCCGTCCGCGAAGCCGGCTGGGATCGAATCCCCGCTCCTCCCACCGAAGAGGACATGATGGAGCGAACCTATGAGGCGGCGGCGGATTCGTTCGATGTTTTCGTTCAAGGATCCAACGTGTGGCTGAATTTTGGGGATTCCGGAAAACTGGTGCTCTTGAATTGGGAGACAGGTGCGGATGAAAAAGAGATTGCCGTGCCTGGACACGGCCAGGCCGTTTCCCGTGCATCGGAAAAATTGACGATCCGGGCCGGCAACGATGTGGGGCAGCGCCTGATCACGCATGTGAACCTGGCAAGCGGGGAGCATCGCATGGAGACGGTGGGTGAACCCGTTCAGGCGGCGGCAGCGGGACAACGGGCAGCCGGCCGGCCCGCGGCGCCGGGCCGGATTGCGGTCTCTGTCCCGGCGGGCGCCGGATTGCCGGGAAGCGCTGGAGCGGATCGTCGGGTACCGATGGACCCCGCCCGCGTGGCTGCGGACGCCCAACGTTTGTCGCTGCCGGAGAAGATCGCGCTCCCTGCAATCGTGGCGAATGCCATGAACCAGGAAAGGATCTTTCGCGAACTTGACGGGGACGAACCCGATCCTGTGCAGCTGCGCCGCGTTTTTGGAGGTGCGATCACGCCGGGAGACAGCGTTACGTTTGTTCCAAATCCAAATGGAGATTACGGCTTTGCGGTCCGGCTGCTGGAGGAACGCCTTGTCGAACGGGTCGCGATGAAAGAGGCGCCGAAGACCTCCGCGTTGGACGGGGAAGTGAATGCGTCCAAGACGCAGGAAATTGCGAACGAGCTGCTGAACGAAATGCAGCGCAATCGCGGCGGAGACAAGGTTGTTGAGAACGAAAGCCGTTATCGGGTGACGGTCCACGCCATGGACGGCGGCGCGCCTGATTGGAGTGGAGAAGTGATCGGAAGGCCGCGTTTGTTGCCCCTGCAGACGATCACGCTCGTCGCGGGCAACAAATCGATCATCGCCCTCGATCGAAAAAACAAAAAGCTTTGGGAGGCGTCGTTCGCCAACAATCTTTCAGGCGGTGGCGAATTGGGTGATGACGAATCCATGCATGGACAGCTTCCGTGCGCTGAGCGCGACGGCCGGATTTATATCTGCGACCTTGCCATGCTGACGAGCGTTGATGCGGCGTCGGGCAACGTTCATTGGCGGCTTCCCACGGTGGGGATAGCGGGATTGTTGTTCGATCACGAGGGAATGCTCTACGTCAACACAACGACTGCCAGTCCCGAATCCATACGCTATTCGCGGCAGATTGATGTGACGAGCAGCGCAAGTGCGGTCATCGTGAAGGTGGATTCCAAAACCGGCAAATCGCTCTGGAGCACGCAGGCAGGCGGCTTTATTTCGTATCTCTCCGGAAAATTCCTTTACGTCGCGAGCTGGAACGACGCGGATGACCTCAAGGACAGCCCCTTTGCGACAGGCATGGAAACACCGTCGTATGTGCGGATCAAGCGGCTGGATCCTGACGACGGCCGGATCCGCTGGGACCACTACCAGAAGCGCGCGCCGCTGGGCGTGCATTTCAAGGACAACCACATACAGATCATCTTCAAGAAGGAGATGCAGGTGTTGAAGTACTTCACGTTTTGA
- a CDS encoding nitrous oxide-stimulated promoter family protein → MNASRTASGAEFARNTTDHSDRFTDRRLARGWKTMLAMIRIYCRGKHGKGDVLCDECQDFTDYAANRLDRCRFGAEKPTCANCPVHCYQRHHRDQVKVIMRYAGPRMLWTHPVLSLFHWLDGYRKAPSLN, encoded by the coding sequence ATGAATGCATCCCGAACGGCATCGGGCGCGGAATTCGCCCGGAACACGACCGACCACAGCGATCGTTTCACCGACCGCCGCCTTGCCCGGGGATGGAAAACGATGCTGGCGATGATCCGTATTTATTGCCGCGGAAAGCACGGGAAAGGTGACGTGCTCTGCGACGAGTGCCAGGATTTCACTGATTACGCCGCCAATCGTCTCGACCGCTGCCGTTTCGGAGCCGAAAAGCCGACCTGCGCCAATTGCCCCGTCCATTGCTATCAACGCCACCATCGTGACCAGGTGAAGGTGATCATGCGCTACGCGGGGCCTCGAATGCTTTGGACGCATCCGGTGTTGAGCCTGTTCCATTGGCTCGACGGATACCGCAAGGCGCCGTCCCTGAACTGA
- a CDS encoding ATP-binding protein has translation MTTFGLLAAVLQLSVPSYAFRLVRRFGAQQVGWFVVTSFCCLALFHLLAPLGRLAITPELPLHAALAITSVLLVVGMGHVEAVWSERDKARRAQHEAQTESETQFIHRTHSLERTNHLLIAELQQLREREQALAESAAQYDLLFRANPQPLCVAGRTTAELLAVNASALKLFGWSAENVARTCFDCITADSAEFFEVQLRPDCPEPRSLGQWQHCRSDGTLLDIEISAVDLTFAGRAARLLVFHNVSNACEQRERETRNELLARVSRISGSLGESLADTLNPIEQNTARLLARIQDGACTELLRQVSTAAHRGLGLSRQLRAIGGCHPMTPEVVDINALLRTMNPLLARLLGERIILQNAFGPFAAPVLADSRLIEHVIVNLVLNARDAISSQGSIMLSTALFRVEAAPLPGIAAGPFVRISIRDTGKGLDAAAREHLFEPFFTTRPSGALGLGLAGSFGLARQHGGWIESNPDCGTGSEFFVYLPCAPAAANETAAAARDGTPTLGTILLVQADDRVRASARCALTWKGFRVIEADSTALALLLWEAQAAAIDVLLTDASLSDGITGRALGEQLQASKPGLAVVCLADVDATPAETQDRWRTLAKPVTSEELVLQVEKLVARTD, from the coding sequence ATGACGACCTTTGGGCTGCTTGCCGCCGTGCTTCAACTCAGCGTGCCTTCCTACGCGTTCCGCCTCGTCCGCCGGTTCGGTGCGCAGCAGGTAGGATGGTTTGTTGTCACCTCCTTTTGTTGTCTCGCATTGTTTCATCTGCTGGCGCCACTGGGCCGGCTGGCGATCACGCCTGAGCTTCCATTGCACGCTGCGCTGGCAATCACGTCGGTATTGCTGGTGGTGGGCATGGGGCATGTGGAAGCCGTGTGGAGCGAACGGGACAAGGCCCGCCGCGCACAACACGAGGCGCAAACCGAATCGGAAACCCAGTTCATTCATCGCACCCATTCACTTGAACGCACGAATCACCTGTTGATCGCGGAACTCCAGCAACTTCGAGAGCGCGAACAGGCCCTTGCAGAATCCGCGGCGCAATACGACCTGCTGTTCCGCGCAAATCCACAACCGCTCTGCGTAGCCGGGCGGACAACCGCGGAACTGCTCGCGGTCAATGCATCGGCGCTGAAGCTGTTCGGGTGGTCCGCCGAAAACGTCGCGCGCACCTGCTTCGACTGCATCACGGCCGACAGCGCGGAATTCTTTGAGGTTCAACTTCGTCCCGATTGCCCCGAGCCCCGCAGCCTCGGCCAATGGCAGCATTGCCGCAGCGACGGCACCCTTCTCGACATTGAAATCAGCGCGGTGGATCTCACCTTTGCGGGCCGCGCCGCCCGGCTCCTCGTGTTTCACAACGTTTCAAACGCCTGCGAACAGCGTGAACGCGAAACGCGGAATGAACTGCTCGCGCGAGTCAGCCGCATCAGCGGGTCACTGGGAGAATCGCTTGCCGACACGCTCAACCCGATTGAGCAAAACACGGCACGGCTGCTGGCGCGAATTCAGGATGGCGCATGCACCGAATTGCTCCGTCAGGTTTCGACGGCCGCCCATCGCGGATTGGGTTTGAGCCGTCAGCTGCGGGCAATTGGTGGCTGTCATCCCATGACGCCGGAGGTGGTGGACATCAATGCGTTGCTCCGCACAATGAATCCCCTGCTCGCCCGGCTCCTGGGCGAACGGATCATCCTGCAGAATGCATTCGGACCCTTCGCGGCACCGGTCCTGGCGGATTCCAGGCTTATCGAGCATGTCATCGTCAACCTGGTGCTGAACGCGCGCGACGCGATTTCCAGCCAGGGTAGCATCATGCTGAGCACTGCCTTGTTCAGGGTCGAGGCCGCGCCACTTCCGGGAATCGCCGCCGGCCCGTTCGTTCGCATTTCGATTCGTGATACCGGAAAAGGATTGGACGCTGCGGCGCGCGAACACCTCTTCGAGCCATTCTTCACAACCCGGCCATCGGGAGCGTTGGGCCTTGGCCTGGCTGGATCGTTTGGCCTTGCCCGGCAGCACGGCGGATGGATTGAGTCCAATCCAGATTGCGGAACGGGAAGCGAATTTTTTGTCTACCTGCCATGCGCGCCCGCCGCGGCGAACGAAACCGCTGCAGCCGCAAGGGATGGCACTCCCACCCTCGGAACAATCTTGCTGGTGCAGGCCGATGATCGAGTCCGGGCTTCGGCGCGCTGCGCGCTCACCTGGAAGGGATTTCGAGTGATCGAAGCCGACTCAACCGCGCTCGCATTGCTATTGTGGGAAGCGCAGGCGGCAGCGATTGACGTGTTGCTGACCGACGCCAGCCTTTCTGATGGCATCACCGGCCGCGCATTGGGAGAACAACTCCAGGCTTCCAAACCCGGTCTCGCAGTGGTTTGCCTGGCCGACGTGGATGCCACGCCTGCGGAAACACAGGACCGTTGGCGAACCCTGGCGAAGCCGGTGACGTCGGAGGAACTGGTCCTGCAGGTCGAAAAACTGGTCGCCCGGACCGATTGA
- a CDS encoding DUF3826 domain-containing protein, with product MKYRAGMLIALLLCALPSWSQTDSKAESEAAYTRAIEERAMRITTPLGLTNETTAARVQGIIVTHYRNLRAIHDRRDESIKNARAATEDAGAAVAAIQADAKAKLDQLHTHYLGQLAGDLNQAQIDQVKDGMTFGVLNVTWNAYMKMFPDLNDEQKAQIRQWLVEARELAMDQGSAGEKHAVFGKYKGRINNYLSRAGYDLKKAEQNLRR from the coding sequence ATGAAATACCGCGCCGGAATGCTGATCGCCCTCCTGCTGTGCGCGTTGCCGTCCTGGTCTCAAACGGATTCAAAGGCTGAATCGGAAGCAGCTTACACCCGTGCAATCGAAGAGCGCGCAATGCGCATCACGACGCCCCTCGGGCTGACCAATGAGACGACCGCAGCCCGCGTGCAGGGAATCATCGTCACACACTATCGGAATCTTCGCGCGATTCACGATCGGCGCGACGAATCGATCAAGAATGCACGCGCGGCAACAGAGGACGCCGGTGCAGCCGTCGCAGCGATTCAGGCAGACGCAAAAGCAAAGCTGGACCAGTTGCACACCCATTATCTGGGCCAGCTGGCCGGCGATTTGAACCAGGCACAGATCGACCAGGTGAAGGACGGAATGACATTCGGAGTGCTGAACGTGACGTGGAACGCTTACATGAAAATGTTCCCCGATCTGAATGATGAACAGAAGGCGCAGATTCGGCAGTGGCTGGTCGAAGCCCGGGAGCTGGCGATGGACCAGGGCTCCGCTGGTGAGAAGCACGCCGTGTTTGGAAAGTACAAAGGCCGCATCAACAATTATCTGTCCCGCGCCGGTTACGACTTGAAGAAAGCCGAGCAGAACCTTCGAAGGTAA